In Oryzias melastigma strain HK-1 linkage group LG6, ASM292280v2, whole genome shotgun sequence, the DNA window CACCTGTCTCTGacaaatgagttttttattgataataaataaatataattcctGCTGGAATCACATTTAGATGCATTCATGTTCAAATCTAATCACTAATTGAGCGTAAAgaaacaatagaataaaaacaacttaTGAGAGATTAAAATGAGTacccttttatttttcagagtataaattatttatttttattttcatggttTGGCTGAGTGTGCGACTTATATTNNNNNNNNNNNcgaccccgaaagggacaaagcagtcaggaaaatggatggatggatatatttattatttttctgctaaaaaccactagagggcactgtaggcgCCTGTTTCAGTATTTGTTACCGACATCAAAACAGAAGAAGTAGTAGTTCCGACCTCAGCGGATTTGATCAAAGGCGACACGGACAATGAAGACTTTAACAGGTTTTTTAAGACTTTGGTTCGGTTAAAGTAAACCAGAGCTTGTTTCCTCCAATAATCCGgtacaaattttcagtctgaatacatccaagtggaccctggtccgggaccaggaaacGCTCTCGAACcaatcttttgaggtggtctcgatttgtttccaatcggactgagcttcGGTTCGCTCTGAGTTTCTAAAGGCTGAAATGGccaaaatggaccaaaatggccaccgtagccaggCGTTATGGAATGTAAACACGGTCGTGGAGCAATGATGCACAGCAACTCATTACAATTTGGTTGTATGAAcacaggctcattaaaacaacttttaatgtgatacacatTTTTCCCTGACAACCTATATTTAACACTTATTAGTGTACCTTCTTAGCCGTCTCTTCAATAAcagccttgcagcatgccttcgctgtaccaaagtagcagtaaaaagtgttgtacctgacgttgataAAGACGTTTAGCTtgatcagcaaaatataaagtttcaaTCAGTGAACaatcccgacaaggattgcaaaacTTAGGACTTCCATgattctttctctcattgctttgccccgccctcgtaattcctagccaatgactgaagagatctttagtcacatggttttgtttacaaatttgAAACATTCAGTAGATGGCAGTCTAAATACagactcgatccggaccaaattaagagAACTCTGTACGGTCAGAATACACCCCAAAAgtgatacaaaaaaataagagtttagTTGAATTGTTTGCATGTTCTTTATGCAATAAAGATATGAAAATTGGTTCAATGTTGTGCTAATATACTAGCTTCCTGCTATGTTTCAACACATTAAATACCATAGTGAAGCGTGCATACTGTCTTTATGTATTCCGTTATTATGATTTGacctttcaagatgaaatgtcaGTTCCTGTTCCCgtgttttgttcaataaatgtatcACAAAAGTGCAACTGATACatattattttctcctttatttaCACTCCAGTGTTACTTATAATTGGAAAAATTGACCCTCATCTTGGAAATATTTCCTAATATTGTGAATGCAAACTAGATCTAGCaggtattattaaaaaataataattataataattactataataaaaactgttgaaaataaGTCCAAATGAGCAGCAGGCCATCCCAGTGGGGCATAACATGACTCCAGCAATAGGCTTCATTTTCTGCAACCTATGTATTAAGCAGTGATTCCGTTTTTCCTTTGGTTCAGGCAAAtgacagtgaaataaagaagtATTTTGCAATAAACACATGCAAAACCTAACACTGCCAAACAAGGGCACAGAGTAACAGGAAGAGAAACACTATTAGCGAGGGGGGCCGTCCGCTCGATCTGGTTTCTATCCGGGCAAAGTGAACTTTGCATTCTAAGTTCAGGGGGCTGATTTCTATAAAAGTGCACATACACGGAAAAAGAAACTtcattcaagttaaaaaaaaaatgtgtgcaaaaatGGACGCTTCCTTTGCTGTGCAAAAGCAATGCAAGAAGCTGCTCTGCTGATGCAGCTCCCTTtgctgtggtttttgtttcaaCTATCTGTACTGCTAAAGAGCACTCCAGCAGTTGTTGGACTGCACACACACCTTTAACTTCAATAGAAGGAAGTTCTGTCTTTGCAGTAGACACCCATCCACAGCAGTGgaaggggaagaaaaaaatagtgctGGTGGTGCATTAGCAGCTTTTTGCATGCACGTGCAATGGGATGTTATTGATTGTGTAGCTTCATAAATGCTGTTAACTTGGTTGCTGCTGACAGTGACGAGCTAAGTGCACACCAGGCGACTTTTAAACGCATTAACCTTTAAGAATTTTGGTGCAGCAATGTTGGTACTCGTTAAAACGTGTAAAAACATAACAGTTAACTGCATGGTGACCTTTTAGACCCAGGAAGTCAgtcaaatttgcttaaaaaaataaaaggatgtcAAAGTTCAGACTATCCCTAAACTCCTAACATGTaacaatgaaaataataataatacaaatcttattaaaatatgtttttcctttAGGAAATTGATGCATTCTGAATATAATTTCCACAAACAATCCAGagtttcaaacacacacatcacCTGATTGCAAATATTTCCAAGTGATCTGAAGCCTCGGTTCGGTCCGGTTTCATCCGAGCAGCTCCAACATTTCCATCCCAGCGACTATCGATCATGAGGCGCAAAACACATCAACTCCGATTGAGGAAGAAGTGAAACGTGCTCCAGGTGACCAGCGTAAAACCAGCAACCGGTGGCGGGATCGATCCCCGTCAAAATCTGTGCAGCAGACACGATTCAaattttaagttctttttttttatacacaagaaaataaaaaatagaacctgttagatTTGACCCCGACAGTCGAGAAAGTGAATTTTTACCCAGAGTGGCGCGCTGCTCTTCTCTTCCCGTCAGAAaccttcaacttttttttgccccacCTTGTTTTCATATTGCGCATGCGCACTAGAATGCTTTTGTTATGACAAATTTCTAGATTTTGAAAactaaagtgacaaaataaatgaCCAAAATAAGTCAACTGAAACTTGAAAAAGACATATTTATTGGTTAAATTCACAGACATGGCTGATtataactgcagtttgtcagtaaattttcaacaaaacacaacTTCTGTTCAACTCCTCGGAATATGGGAATGTGATAGGATTAATGGCATTCATGgcttaagaaagaaaaaaaaagtttaaaaataaatgaaaagttgctccgtgtagttttttttcttcaaaaaagtaCAAGTGTCAAACATTTCGCTTTACTGCCCCCTGGTGGCCACAGGAAGAAAGCCAACATGAATATTCTCTTAGAGCTGCAGACTTGTCTCAACAGATGCAGCACAACATCAGAACAGAGGAATGTTGGAAAAACTTAAACCTTTTCTGCACGCTAGTAGCTTCCACTGCACAatcaaataagccaaaaaaacaaacaaaaaaaaaaacaagtgtttttaattAGGGGAAAAATGTACCTGTGATTCCCACTGTCCCTTAAACAGCAAACAATTGGACTCAAAATTAAACTGGAGGATAAtgatatttgtaaaaaaaaaaaacatgtactcATTTAAAATACCTACTGAAAACCAGGAAACATTGtggctttaattttgattttaaaaaacgtACAATCAGACATTTGTCAAACAAGGCAAATGATAGAAGCAGCTTTGTAACCTTAAATCAACAGTTTATGCTTTCTTTAAACAGTAACTGAACATTCGGAATAGATGGCCAAGTTTTACTTGTGTTAAGATGTCAGCTTATTGGCTCAGAATAAACATTCAGTACTGCACTGGCACAGTTTTAATtacacatattaaaaaaatgttgcaacagTGGATATAAGCTTTTCTACCAGGCCAGGATTAAGGGAGAACATAAATTAAGGATCCACAGTCACTACAGCACTAATGTGATGTTATTTAAAGTAGCTGCaaccttcaaagaaaaaaatgcattaatacaTTTAGAAAGTGGAAAATTGTGAAGCTTTTATTCAATTCAACAGACTTGGCTCTGCAAAGTATGAAAAGCTTAAGATAAACGAATGTATTCTAAATATTTGAGTTTgtggatcaaaaaaaaaagtgtaaaaaaataaaataaaatgagctaTCTGCAGGCTAAGCAACAGATATGAGGAGTAGTTTTTCGCAGATTTGTCTCCTTTACAACAAACAATGTATCGGCGAAAACTGATCAGGCAACAAAATACTCACAGAAATTGAGTAACATCAAgaaattaagtttgttttttcctggcTCAGGAGCATACAGTGTATTTGTGATCCAAGATGACAAAAAACAGAGTCTTCTACATctgctgaagaaaaacaaagctgcaTGGACCCCAAAAGAAAACCCCAAAGCAGcagacatgtttgttttcatcaacGCAGTGTGACTGGCTTATTCATGATATGGTTTATAAGTAGCTAAAAGATTCAAAACTAATCAGTTTAGTCAAAGATTGTCCTGTTCAGCTTAAAACTTAAGCCTTTaatgctttaaatgtaattattaacAACCTAAAACTACATACTTTTAGCTTCTAAAAGACACAATAACATTCTTTTTAGTTAAGGTAtgaacgttttgtttttttttattccctttaGAATAAAATACTTGTACGTTCAGATTTATGATGAAGAGTATTTTGACATAAAGGAAAAGAAGGATTAaagagatgtgttttttttatcattagaaatacttttgtgttgtgacaTCTGACGAAAGATTTTGCTGTCACATAAATAATGCACATCTCCATTTTTAATAAGCATATTtcccctttttaatttttttttctagttcctTTGAAATTTAGCCAAATGAACTTCATGTAAcctcattcatttaaaaaaaaggaaataaaatccatgaaacattaaaaatataactgaACTCAAACTGGAAAGAGATTTTGCAACATAaggccccccaaaaaaaaaaaaaaaaaaaaaaaacccaaatcattGAAAATGAGAGTTTTACATTCCCATACTAGGCAGAATGCAAGGGGATGACAAACTTGCAGCCAAATGGAGATAGGTATTTGATTCCCACTTCTTGGAAAACTTGCCGAGGAAAACCGATGTCACATAGATACACTCTGCCGGCTCCTTCCCCCAGAGCAAGCGGGAGACAAAGGGATAAAGACCACTTGGCCTCGACTGCATGACCCTGCCCACTCACAGGGGGGTCCAAGCTAAGCACCGGTGCTCTGTTCTGGTTAGCCCAGTCCGCGGCGGCCCGGTACCACGGCTGGTCCATCAGGAAGGTGTTCTCGTGGCAGTCCAGACAGTTTATGATGAGATCCACTGGAGTGTCCGGAAGGTCTGTTGAATCAAAGAGTGAATTGTTAGAAAGCATGAAGATCAATAgagatcaaatttaaaaaaagaaaactttaaggCTAACCTTTGATGCTAGACACCTGTTTGCCATCCGTTTTGTTGAAGAGTGTGAGTTCGTTGGTCACAGAATCAAGCATCTTTACAAAGTTGGGCAGAAACAATATGACCTCCACTTCGTGATTAGCAAGATGTCGACCGCAGCTGATGCCCTGCGCGCCCTGAACGTGAGGACCGCACAGCAGCGCCACTGTGGGGCGCTGATGTAAATTCTTTGGCGTGAATCTGAAATGAAGTAAGTATGAGTTTAGTTCAAGTCTAAAACGAATCAGagctgggtttaaaaaaaaaaaacacgctaaaaaaagaaatccaaacaAGGTACaaattaaacataattaaaatcgAGTATGAGGGCTACagcaaaaatagaataaattaaaaaataaataatttgtaagaTTATGATACAAAAAGTCAGTATTTTACAAGGAAAACgttgtaaaatatgaaaaaatgcaatattttataagaataaagcCATACaattatgtgtaaaaaaagtcaatatttcacaataataaagtcataaaaaaatatgttttaaaaaagtcaatattttaaaagaacaaagccaagaaatgagagaaaagtcaatattttacatgaataaagttgtaaaattatttttaaaaaaatgacactatattacaagattaaagtcaggaaattatgtttgaaaagtcaatattttacaataataagttgtaaaattgagaattttttttacaagaataaagttgtgaaattatgtttaaaaagtcaatatttcaataatatagctgtaaaaattatgaaaaaattacaatatttttaaaaattaagttgtGAAAGTATGaggcaaaaatgtcaaaattttacaataataaagctgtaaaattataaaaaaatatattttacaaaaatcaaatctataatttcacaagttattagttaggaatttatgagattaaagtaTACATTTATGAGGcaaaaaagctatttacaaaaaaaatagataaaacaaCCAGCCTGAAAGACTTCGAGCGCATTATAAGCAGTTACTTGAGTAGTGGTAACACAAACAAGGAAATAAGTCCTTCATCAAGTTAATATTGTATTATTGTAACTATAGAGACAATGAAAATCTCTTGGAGGAACCCGGGCCTCCTCAGAAGAAAATTCCCAACAGATTTGGGAGAAATTGCGTCTTTGGTGGAGGAAGAAAGCAGGGAAAGCGCTTCATAAAACGACAATCAATTCAGAGCGGTTTGTGCTTTCCAAAGAGACTCATGCAaccaattttgttttcaaaaaagcatggctttttcttagtaaaattacaacttttaaacacgtaattttacaactttgttcttgtgaatttacaaatttattttcGTAAAATTCTGACTTATCTCATAATTTTGCAAatttattctcgtaaatttgtgactatttttttatgactttattctataaatatatataattgcTGCAGAAGCTACACAATAACAGAATTAAATTTGGCCTTCTGAGAAGACAATGAAttgaccaaaaaatatatatatatattttgctgaAAGGTTTCTCCCATATCTTTGCTATAATCATCTGATAAAATTGTCACTTATAGCGATGCCTACCTGTTCGGGCCTCCTAACAACGTCAGTGCCATCTGACTGGCACACACCCCCGTCATCTCAAGCCTTCTCTCCAACGTGAGACCATGACGCTCCGCAACGGACAGCAGACGCTTGTGTAGTTCATAGGAAACACTTGGAACAACAAGTCCAGAGTCTGTGCAgagaaattaaatcaaacaaagtgcaaaattctttcattttatgacCATCACATCCCTTACCAGTGCAGTATTCTTTGCCACCAGCCTGTGGCACAACGATCTGTCTGTACACGACAGGTTTGGCCTCCAAGATGTTTTCGTCGTGCCGGTACCGTAAGGGCGTCTGGTCTTGCGGGGTCCCGCGCGACCTGGCGCCATTTCGTTGCTCCGACGTGTCGATTTCTGAGAAAACTGCTGCTTTGTCAAAAAGAGCCAGGTTTCCTTCAAAGTCAAAGTCTGTGTCCAGGCCGTCGTCCACCCCGTCTCCAAAACACTCGTCGTCTCTCTGCTTCATCTGACCGTTCTTCACTCCGTTCTTCTTTGGTGTCATTTGGTTTGGTCCTCGACTGCTGGATGACCCTGGACGGGAAAGTGTACAAGAATCAATATGTTTGGGCGACCGGCAGGAAGTTTGGAGCTCATTGCATAAATCAATAGAAACACTTACAGGAATTGTGCCTTCGACGAAACCCTTTGGGCTGGCCCAGAGCGTCCAGCTGACGCTCCCCAAAGCTCCTGGAGTACTGTTGAGGGGAGTTCATTTTCTCTGCACCCCTGGCATCGCTCTTTGGGACCGCCACTGGGGTGCGGCTCCCCTTGGCTGATGCAGTTGGTGTGTTCTTCACACTGCcatttttgatttctaaaatcttGAGTTCCTTTATATCAATGGCACTAGAAAAAGAGGCAGATTGAGCTTAAAAACTACAGAAATGCCTGAACACTATTTAAATTCTGAGTCAGGTTTACCTGAATGTAACTTCTGGAACGGGACACTTGACCCCGTTATGGAAAGGCTGCCTTAAGGAGATGGTTTGACTGGATTGATCAACAGAGGACACCTCTCCTTGGTACATTCCAAGCGTTGGTCCACAATTAATTGAAACTAAGCAACCCAACCAATCTGCAGCCAttatctgcagaaaaaaaacaacatttttatttatattagaacaaaacaataaataaataaaaaagattagaaTAAACGAATTGCATCGTCTTACGGATTCCCTTTTAGCTTATGGACGATACCAACTATCGTAACTTGTGTTAGCATAGGCCAGCGCAAGTTCCTTCAGGGAACTGAGGCTAAGTCGCTAACTGTTGTTTACTTACAGACGCTCATATTGTTAGTGAAAGGATTCAAATGTCGTACCTTCCCGGAAATGAGGGTTGCAAGAGCCCTTTGGAAACGAAACTcaataaagttgaaaaatagGTGctgagaaaataattttttacccttttttaaagcagtttaaacGTGCGCTGGTTGACTTCCTGTTTCCGGCTAGtgatactttcaaaataaggtcCGAGTGGGCGAGaccaacttaaaaaatgaatctacatatttatgtatttatttattactaaaacagttttactttgattttttggCTGTATAGctgcttatttttgttttacaaagagTTGTATTGCTTTGTCATAGGTGCCAACATTGCAATGTATAAGTTATTAATTTGCAAATGAGTTTAAGTCATGTTTTGTTActctaaaagtacaaaaaatgtattattgttcatttttttcattgagtCTGTGCTAACTAGTGCATTTTATCACAATAGTTATAAATTGTGTGCAATTATTGTTCTAAATATATGATACTGTATATGATATGCTTAGGCGATTTGACACAACCgagtaaaaaatatttgcctGACTCTTCAGATAGGACCTGAGTATAGTTGCATAATGATTTGAATTACTTATCCAAACAACCAGCAATAGATTTAGTTGGTAGTCTGCTAAATTCTACACTCACttgaaaaatattctaatttcaCCTACATCATGCTCATTCCCAAAGAAGaagtaaaaaattaatcaattttttacataacattttttttacttattgtgtccctttcagggtcagaGGGCTGCCAGAGTGTAACCCGGCTATAGATGGATGagggcggggtacaccctggaccaGTCGCACaaaattattcacattttagaatagataattaacctatgaaacatgttttttggactgtgggaggaccCGGAGTGACCAAAGAGAACCCACACATAAACTTCTAACTTTACACAGAAACCTCCCAGCTGGGAgtggaaccagaaccttcttgCTATGAGGCGAGATCGCTAACCATTGCAGTGCCTTGCACTTAGCTGAAATTTAATGTTGAAACAAAATAGAATATAAGAGGTCAAATGTGATTCagtctttctgtttttgcagtaataataaaaataaaaacttcaagaAAGTATGACTAAAAAGGAAAGTTATGTTCAGGGTCTTCATGTCTCCTGCCAAAAACTCTCCACCAGCTCAGTGTGATTATGTGTGGGCTATCTTGGGAGTCATGATCATAGTCTCCCAGATGAGCTTTGTGTACTGCAGTTACTGTGGAGATCCAGTATAAGAGCAGTCAAAGCTGCTCTTACATGAAGAACAGATGagcataaaatacatttcttgggGTAAGGATGCTCCTCAGAGTATAGTGtacacaaaagaaaattagatcggtttcctttcttttttcaatgtcTATTTTAGTTTTCCAGTCACAAAAACATTCTGATTCTTTGGCAAGCAGAGGAAATATTAAGACGCATGAAACAAGAATAGCTTCTTACCCCAACTTGCCACCTGAGTGTGACATTCTGTTGTTCTGGGCAGAGGCTCATGAGGAGAAGACTGTGCAGGAGGGAGAGCAGTTGCTAAGGAGTAGAGAGGCAGTCAAAGATGTTCCGTCCTTCATACAAGCGCTCAAGCACCTTTTCTCTCCTGGACCCGGATATGTGGGACACCAAATCTGACTTTGCAGCTCAggtaggatttaaaaaaacactgtttgatttttaaaacagattgataaatgacaaaatattttcaaacattgcttttttccctcttgTAAGACCTCAAGATGGTGTGGGACGTCATCTGTATCTGGATCAGAGTCTCAGTCCAAAGCTAGTGCAAGGTAATAGAACAAAGGTTGTTTTTAAGTGGCTGATGTTTTTCATTGCTTAAGTCATGGTTGTGTGTTGCCAACATATATTTCTTGTAGCTCTGAAAGCTTCAGGTGGAATGACCCAAGTCTGCGTAGATGGCAGTCATTGTCCCGTTTGGCACCTGACAATGTGGCATGGCCCACTTCCTCCCCTCTGGCTGAATTAAGGGCTGCTAGAAGTCAAAGGATCTTTCCGCAAATGGATGTGTTGCTTTGGCTTCAGGATGCCCAGGAGCATATGGACAGTCAGCTGGACTGGTTCAGCACCAGAGACCTTGAACTGAACAACCCGGCTCCACCATACGTCTTTGATTCCAAGCAGAAAGTAACCAAAACCTTAGAATCTATTTATGATGATGCTTAAATTGCATCCTCTAAAGTATGTTTGTGTTTCACTCACAGCTGCCATCAAATGTGAGGAGTGCTGCTGAGCAAGATGGAGCTGAAGCATCCCTGTCTGAAAGGAGTGAAGACTGCGGAGAGCTTCATGAAAAGTAAGTGGAACAAAATGTGCATgaaggaaaacttaaaaaacgtaaaatttcTTATGGAAAATGTATTTGCAAGAGTCCTGCGGCTGGAGAAGGATCTGTTGCAAATGAGGTCTGCTTTGAACAAGGAAAGCAGAGATCAACCAGTCCGACTCTCAGCTCCTGACTTACTCAACAAGACAGCAGCAAACACTCAGGACAACTATGATAAACAGGTACCTTTTTGGGGAAagcaattcaatttttttaagtgatctAGTCATCTTTTTCTTATAACAAGGAGAAACATAAATCCAACACAAATCTATCCGAGATGAGAGAGGCTCTGAGAGAAGCTGAGGCGAAGGCTGCAGCATTTGAAGAGCAGGGAAACAAAACGCTCCGACAGCTCCAGACTGCAGCAGAGGTGAAGATGAGAATGTTTCAATAATAATGCTTATCAACCAAAGTTTGGGCCAATACAAATAATCCACTATCTTGCATTTCACATCTTTGTGGCCACAGACACAGAGGAGCATGCAGGATCAGATGGACGAGATGAACAAAAGGCTCAGCCAAACTGTGCAGAATCACGCTAAAGTACGGGACGAGCTGAGCGAAGCCAACAACAAAATCAGTCAAGCTTGTCTGGTAAGTATGGAGCTGCCACCACCACCCAAGATGTCAGCTCAATAAATGAACCAATCAAACATACTCTAAGTAAGGCTGTCAGTCAAACTGTATTTATGAGGATCCtggagaagcagcagaaaatgaACCACATAAGTGAGCTAATCTCATGAATGCATCGACTCCATTATGTTAATTattgcagtttattttaaatctactAGTGTCACCTCTCTGTCTCATATTCTCTAAGGCAGTGGATGTTcatatttctctttatttttaaaatcttaaaaaaacaatccctCCAGCTTTGGAgcacattaaaacaacattgtCCCTCCTGATTAACTGGAACAGTCTGTTAATTGGTGGCAAAGCTTCATTATCTCATGAAAACCTCATATGTTTGTACCAACAAACCATTTCTCCTCTCCAACTATTTGTTGGCATAGTTTGTgtataattctgttttttacttcTCAGCAAGAAATTGACAAATTTAGggataaaaaatattcaggtTGAAGCTGTgtatcaaatacttttttatatgtGGGCCAGATAAGTTTCCTCAACCAAACAAGTCGTAAAATGAATatctgcttgtttgtttgttgcagaaaaattatctgtttttttttttttttagtattgttGTCCCACAATGTCAAACTTAActgattattttaacatttattatttctaaTAACAAATGTTTATAATACCTGCAAAAACAGCCGATGTTTTTCTTGCTATAGGAGAAAGCGGTCCTATCAACACAAGTCTTGAAGTTGGAGGACGCTGTGACAGACCTGACAGCCAAACTGACAACAGCTCAGTCTGACAGAGAATCTCTGATCCAggtgttttgtttgggtttgaTCTGATCTACAGTTATTTTAagcgacatttttttttgtgctcaatttctgtctttctcaggagaaaaataaacttcttcaAAGAGTTCAAGTAAACTCAGAGGGGCTGGCACAGAGGCAAGAACCTTCATCCCAAAACACCCTAGAACAGGAAACGTTTCAGATGAAGGCGGAGCTAAAGGCTCTCAGAGAGGTttgatgctgaagctgacacaCATTTGGCCTAATGTTGATGTAGATCATCAGTCACCTAGGTCATGGCTGACcctttaagattaaaatgtaattcaacaagtctcaaaaatacttttatttcaagtttgtTATAAAGGTTCCCATTTTTGTGTCCAGGAAAATCAGAAGCTGAGAGGAGAACTTCAAGTGGTCAAGCAAAATCTGGACGTCCAAAAACCAAATTTTCAGGAGCTTAAAGAGGAGACTAAAAGAGGAAACTCCAAAGAGATCTCAGATCTGAAGGAGCAAACggacagagaaaaagaaaagctgctgaatgaaaggaaaaaagattTGTTAGAAACAAAGGATCAGTGCTGCCAGCGCAGGTAAAacgatgattttttttaatgcaacgaCGACTGTTGGTTTTTACCTAAATCTATATATTTCACAGGGAATCTGTGGATATTTTGgaaaaggaaaagcagaaaCTGCAGGAGCATCTCCAGCTTTTGGAGGCTCAGGTCGAGGAGAAGGAGAGCAtgttcctcctgcaggaggaggagtatCGCAAACAAGATGAAGCGAGAGTCCAATGCATCGAGAAGCTGAAAGCTGTGGCTTCTCACTGGGCTGACAAATGGCAAAAAGTGGCTTTGACgctgaaaaacacacaagatgAATTTGATGAATTCAAGAGGAATGCCAGTGAAGAAGTGAGAAACAAAACCCTTTAAATTCCAtttcatttacacatttactgctaaaaaaaacacatggaaGTGCCTTATTTATCAAAattaatatagaaaaaaatctttaaatctgcTTCTGGTTATAGACAACTAATCAAAACATCCCTGATGCTTTTTCACAccgtttatttgtacttttggaATATCCAGAAGGTATGAATGCATGTAATGTTCATCAAAGCTTCCCAGAATCCACCATGACACATGAAGGTAGTCATGTTTCCTGCTCACGGCACCCTTTTCACGCTAAATCCTGCATGTTCATGCATGTTCAGGCTGAGTTCTGCCCTCAGCTGTTCTGTTTGAGTCTGAAACTCATCAATGTTCTGCTGGTGATCACATCAGCAGAACATTACATGGTGATTCTGATTTATACTCACAATACTTTATAGGTTTATAATTATAGGTCGCTATAATCAGattattatttatgaaagacacttaaaaaatgtataatcatgttctcattttattttttgtttaatatttgttttgtaaatgaaaaaaagcttttattttgaaggattgaagtaaaattgtttttttccagtcttgaaaatttgtgttttaactgCT includes these proteins:
- the edc3 gene encoding enhancer of mRNA-decapping protein 3, with protein sequence MAADWLGCLVSINCGPTLGMYQGEVSSVDQSSQTISLRQPFHNGVKCPVPEVTFSAIDIKELKILEIKNGSVKNTPTASAKGSRTPVAVPKSDARGAEKMNSPQQYSRSFGERQLDALGQPKGFRRRHNSWSSSSRGPNQMTPKKNGVKNGQMKQRDDECFGDGVDDGLDTDFDFEGNLALFDKAAVFSEIDTSEQRNGARSRGTPQDQTPLRYRHDENILEAKPVVYRQIVVPQAGGKEYCTDSGLVVPSVSYELHKRLLSVAERHGLTLERRLEMTGVCASQMALTLLGGPNRFTPKNLHQRPTVALLCGPHVQGAQGISCGRHLANHEVEVILFLPNFVKMLDSVTNELTLFNKTDGKQVSSIKDLPDTPVDLIINCLDCHENTFLMDQPWYRAAADWANQNRAPVLSLDPPVSGQGHAVEAKWSLSLCLPLALGEGAGRVYLCDIGFPRQVFQEVGIKYLSPFGCKFVIPLHSA